A region from the Manihot esculenta cultivar AM560-2 chromosome 13, M.esculenta_v8, whole genome shotgun sequence genome encodes:
- the LOC110608282 gene encoding receptor-like protein 43, with translation MESPSLFVRLLSFLMLTTLCHAIAFTQSFNSSIQRCHDDESLALLQFKNSFNISSSCSYSKLESWKLNQGVRSGESCSWDGVECDEKTNHVVSLDLSESCIYGSINSNSTLFRLVHLQRLNLGSNNFIHSQISSEIVQLSRLTHLDLSFSGFSAEIPAEISNLSSLVSLDLSCNLDFISYDGLLKLRQASFRGLFQNMTNLKELDLECVDISSTVLANLSSLESLHLCGCELHGEFPNQHGLEYLDLSSNSLQAQIPSWMCSISTNSMDFLNLSHNLLTGFEQNPVIFHWAQIRNLDLRSNQLQGSLPLPPPSTISYLISHNQLTGELSPLICNLYSLEILDLSFNNLSRQLPHCLSNSSDLSVLDLRRNNFHGIIPAAWRDDCKLRMISISYNQLQGQVPKSLANCSSLQLVDFGNNQITDTFPSWLGNLSELRILILRSNQFYGVIDQKPKTKGFPSLRIIDLSGNSFVRKLPSVYLDMWEAMKTIQANHMTYMGENIRPNFTDVDTYYGEYDYSMTMFNKGVKLEYEKIQDIFLAIDFSNNRFEGKIPEIIGNLKGLNLLNLSNNLLKGHIPPSLASLGSLEGLV, from the exons ATGGAGTCACCATCTTTGTTCGTTCGGTTGCTTTCCTTTCTCATGTTGACGACGTTGTGCCATGCTATAGCATTTACGCAGTCTTTTAACTCTTCTATTCAACGATGCCATGATGATGAAAGCTTGGCTTTGCTGCAATTCAAAAATAGCTTCAACATCTCTAGCTCTTGTTCTTATTCAAAGCTTGAATCATGGAAGCTAAATCAAGGCGTAAGATCAGGTGAGTCTTGCTCATGGGATGGTGTGGAGTGCGATGAGAAAACTAATCATGTCGTTAGCCTTGACCTAAGTGAGAGTTGTATTTATGGGTCGATCAACTCCAACAGCACTCTCTTTCGCCTTGTCCATCTTCAAAGACTTAATCTTGGAAGCAACAACTTCATCCACTCTCAAATCTCATCTGAAATAGTCCAGCTCTCGAGGTTAACTCATCTCGACCTTTCTTTTTCTGGCTTTTCTGCCGAAATCCCAGCTGAAATCTCTAATCTTTCAAGCTTGGTTTCCCTTGATCTATCTTGTAATCTTGATTTCATTAGTTATGATGGATTATTGAAGCTCCGTCAGGCTAGCTTTAGAGGTCTATTTCAAAACATGACCAATTTGAAGGAACTTGATTTAGAATGCGTGGACATTTCTTCAACGGTTCTCGCAAATCTTTCATCTTTGGAGTCTCTCCATCTTTGTGGTTGTGAATTGCATGGTGAATTTCCG AACCAACATGGCTTGGAATATCTAGACCTTTCTTCAAACAGCTTACAGGCTCAAATCCCTTCATGGATGTGTTCCATAAGTACAAATTCCATGGATTTTTTGAATCTTTCTCATAACCTTTTAACTGGGTTTGAACAAAATCCTGTTATTTTTCATTGGGCTCAGATTCGAAACCTAGATCTTAGGTCTAATCAGCTCCAAGGATCCCTTCCATTGCCACCACCATCCACCATTTCCTACCTCATTTCACACAACCAATTGACAGGTGAACTTTCTCCGTTGATTTGCAATTTATATTCTCTTGAAATTCTCGACTTATCCTTCAATAATTTAAGCCGTCAACTTCCTCATTGTTTGAGCAATTCCAGTGATCTGTCTGTGTTGGATTTGAGAAGAAACAATTTTCATGGAATTATTCCTGCAGCCTGGAGAGATGATTGTAAATTGAGAATGATTAGCATCAGTTACAATCAATTACAAGGACAAGTTCCAAAATCATTGGCCAATTGTTCATCGTTACAGTTGGTTGATTTTGGTAACAACCAAATAACTGATACTTTTCCTTCTTGGTTGGGAAATCTTTCAGAGTTGAGAATTCTGATTTTGAGATCTAACCAGTTTTATGGTGTGATAGATCAAAAACCCAAAACCAAAGGCTTCCCAAGTCTTCGAATCATCGACTTATCCGGCAATAGTTTCGTCAGAAAGCTGCCATCGGTGTACTTAGACATGTGGGAAGCCATGAAAACCATCCAAGCAAACCACATGACATACATGGGGGAAAATATAAGGCCCAATTTCACAGACGTTGATACCTACTATGGGGAATATGATTACTCAATGACTATGTTCAACAAAGGAGTGAAACTGGAATACGAGAAGATTCAAGATATTTTCCTTGCCATTGATTTCTCCAACAATAGATTTGAGGGAAAAATCCCAGAAATCATTGGAAACCTTAAAGGGCTTAATCTCCTCAACCTTTCAAACAACCTTCTCAAGGGTCACATACCACCATCTTTAGCAAGTTTGGGCTCATTAGAGGGATTAGtctaa
- the LOC110608283 gene encoding receptor-like protein 47, with amino-acid sequence MESPSLFVRLLSFLMLTTLCHAIAFTQSFNSSIQRCHDDESLALLQFKNSFNISSSCSYSKLESWKLNQGVRSGESCSWDGVECDEKTNHVVSLDLSESCIYGSINSNSTLFRLVHLQRLNLGSNNFIHSQISSEIGQLSRLTHLDLSFSGFSGEIPAEISNLSSLVSLDLSCNLDFISYDGLLKLRQASFRGLVQNMTNLKELDLECVDISSTVLANLSSLESLHLCGCELHGEFPNQHGLEYLDLSSNSLQAQIPSWMCSISTNSMDFLNLSHNLLTGFEQNPVIFHWAQIRNLDLRSNQLQGSLPLPPPSTISYLISHNQLTGELSPLICNLFSLEILDLSFNNLSRQLPHCLSNFSDLSMLDLRRNNFHGIIPAAWRDDCKLRMISISYNQLQGKVPKSLDNCSSLQLVDFGNNQITDTFPSWLGNLSELRILILRSNHFYGVIDPKPKTKGFPSLRIIDLSGNSFVRKLPSVYLDMWEAMKTIQANHMTYMGENIRPNFTDVDTYYGEYDYSMTMFNKGVKLEYDKIQDIFLAIDFSNNRFDGKIPEIIGNLKGLNLLNLSNNLLKGHIPPSLASLGSLEGLDLSKNKLSRKIPPELAQLTFLAFFNVSYNELEGPIPQGKQFDTFQSNQCEGNLGLCGAPLTKKCEDFGDSPPFFPTSDYESIALECKPSDLRRCTYYQTNSVSTNSKLL; translated from the exons ATGGAGTCACCATCTTTGTTCGTTCGGTTGCTTTCCTTTCTCATGTTGACGACGTTGTGCCATGCTATAGCATTTACGCAGTCTTTTAACTCTTCTATTCAACGATGCCATGATGATGAAAGCTTGGCCTTGCTGCAATTCAAAAATAGCTTCAACATCTCTAGCTCTTGTTCTTATTCAAAGCTTGAATCATGGAAGCTAAATCAAGGCGTAAGATCAGGTGAGTCTTGCTCATGGGATGGTGTGGAGTGCGATGAGAAAACTAATCATGTCGTTAGCCTTGACCTAAGTGAGAGTTGTATTTATGGGTCGATCAACTCCAACAGCACTCTCTTTCGCCTTGTCCATCTTCAAAGACTTAATCTTGGAAGCAACAACTTCATCCACTCTCAAATCTCATCTGAAATAGGCCAACTCTCGAGGTTAACTCATCTCGACCTTTCTTTTTCTGGCTTTTCTGGCGAAATCCCAGCTGAAATCTCTAATCTTTCAAGCTTGGTTTCCCTTGATCTATCTTGTAATCTTGATTTCATTAGTTATGATGGATTATTGAAGCTCCGTCAGGCTAGCTTTAGAGGTCTAGTTCAAAACATGACCAATTTGAAGGAACTTGATTTAGAATGCGTGGACATTTCTTCAACGGTTCTCGCAAATCTTTCATCTTTGGAGTCTCTCCATCTTTGTGGTTGTGAATTGCATGGTGAATTTCCG AACCAACATGGCTTGGAATATCTAGACCTTTCTTCAAACAGCTTACAGGCTCAAATCCCTTCATGGATGTGTTCCATAAGTACAAATTCCATGGATTTTTTGAATCTTTCTCATAACCTTTTAACTGGGTTTGAACAAAATCCTGTTATTTTTCATTGGGCTCAGATTCGAAACCTAGATCTTAGGTCTAATCAGCTCCAAGGATCCCTTCCATTGCCACCACCATCCACCATTTCCTACCTCATTTCACACAACCAATTGACAGGTGAACTTTCTCCGTTGATTTgcaatttattttctcttgaaATTCTCGACTTATCCTTCAATAATTTAAGCCGTCAACTTCCTCATTGTTTGAGCAATTTCAGTGATCTGTCTATGTTGGATTTGAGAAGAAACAATTTTCATGGAATTATTCCTGCAGCCTGGAGAGATGATTGTAAATTGAGAATGATTAGCATCAGTTACAATCAATTACAAGGAAAAGTTCCAAAATCATTAGACAATTGTTCATCGTTACAGTTGGTTGATTTTGGTAACAACCAAATAACTGATACTTTTCCTTCTTGGTTGGGAAATCTTTCAGAGTTGAGAATTCTGATTTTGAGATCTAACCATTTTTATGGTGTGATAGATCCAAAACCCAAAACCAAAGGCTTCCCAAGTCTTCGAATCATCGACTTATCCGGCAATAGTTTCGTCAGAAAGCTGCCATCGGTGTACTTAGACATGTGGGAAGCAATGAAAACCATCCAAGCAAACCACATGACATACATGGGGGAAAATATAAGGCCCAATTTCACAGACGTTGATACCTACTATGGGGAATATGATTACTCAATGACTATGTTCAACAAAGGAGTGAAACTGGAATACGACAAGATTCAAGATATTTTCCTTGCCATTGATTTCTCCAACAACAGATTTGACGGAAAAATCCCAGAAATCATTGGAAACCTTAAAGGGCTTAATCTCCTCAACCTTTCAAACAACCTTCTCAAGGGTCACATACCACCATCTTTAGCAAGTTTGGGTTCATTAGAGGGATTAGATCTTTCAAAGAACAAGCTTTCACGAAAGATACCTCCAGAGCTCGCTCAGCTCACTTTCCTTGCTTTCTTTAATGTCTCCTACAACGAGCTTGAAGGGCCAATACCACAAGGGAAACAATTTGATACATTTCAGAGCAATCAATGTGAGGGGAACTTGGGATTATGTGGAGCTCCTTTGACAAAGAAATGTGAAGATTTTGGGGACTCACCACCATTTTTTCCAACTTCGGATTATGAAAGCATAGCTCTGGAGTGCAAACCCTCAGATTTACGCAGATGCACTTATTATCAGACTAATTCTGTGAGTACAAACTCAAAACTATTATGA
- the LOC110608284 gene encoding receptor-like protein 43, protein MESPSLFVRLLSFLMLTTLCHAIAFTQSFNSSIQRCHDDESLALLQFKNSFNISSSCSYSKLESWKLNQGVRSGESCSWDGVECDEKTNHVVSLDLSESCIYGSINSNSTLFRLVHLQTLNLGSNNFIHPQISSEIGQLSRLTHLDLSFSGFSGEIPAEISNLSSLVSLDLSCNLDFISYDGLLKLRQASFRGLVQNMTNLKELDLECVDISSTVLANLSSLESLHLCGCELHGEFPASFLACELKDNRLMRKYKSNSRQLPHCLSNFSDLSVLDLRRNNFHGIIPAAWRDDCKLRMISISYNQLQGQVPKSLANCSSLQLVDFGNNQITDTFPSWLGNLVELRILILRSNHFYGVIDQKPKTKGFPSLRIIDLSGNGFVGKLPMVYLDMWEAMKTIQANHMMYMGENIRPNFTDVDTYYGEYDYSMTMFNNGVKLEYDKIQDIFLAIDPSTSRFEGKIPKIIGNLKGLNLLNLSNNLLKGHIPPSLASLGSLEGLDLSKNKLSRRIPPELAQLTFLAFFNVSYNELEGPIPQGKQFDTFQSNQYEGNLGLCGAPLTKKCEDFGDSPPFFPTSDYESIALECKPSDLRRCTYYQTKSVSTSSQLL, encoded by the exons ATGGAGTCACCATCTTTGTTCGTTCGGTTGCTTTCCTTTCTCATGTTGACGACGTTGTGCCATGCTATAGCATTTACGCAGTCTTTTAACTCTTCTATTCAACGATGCCATGATGATGAAAGCTTGGCCTTGCTGCAATTCAAAAATAGCTTCAACATCTCTAGCTCTTGTTCTTATTCAAAGCTTGAATCATGGAAGCTAAATCAAGGCGTAAGATCAGGTGAGTCTTGCTCATGGGATGGTGTGGAGTGCGATGAGAAAACTAATCATGTCGTTAGCCTTGACCTAAGTGAGAGTTGTATTTATGGGTCTATCAACTCCAACAGCACTCTCTTTCGCCTTGTCCATCTTCAAACACTTAATCTTGGAAGCAACAACTTCATCCACCCTCAAATCTCATCTGAAATAGGCCAACTCTCCAGGTTAACTCATCTCGACCTTTCTTTTTCTGGCTTTTCTGGCGAAATCCCAGCTGAAATCTCTAATCTTTCAAGCTTGGTTTCCCTTGATCTATCTTGTAATCTTGATTTCATTAGTTATGATGGATTATTGAAGCTCCGTCAGGCTAGCTTTAGAGGTCTAGTTCAAAACATGACCAATTTGAAGGAACTTGATTTAGAATGCGTGGACATTTCTTCAACGGTTCTCGCAAATCTTTCATCTTTGGAGTCTCTCCATCTTTGTGGTTGTGAATTGCATGGTGAATTTCCAGCAAGTTTTCTCGCTTGCGAACTTAAAGATAATCGACTTATGCGAAAATATAAATCTAACAG CCGTCAACTTCCTCATTGTTTGAGCAATTTCAGTGATCTGTCTGTGTTGGATTTGAGAAGAAACAATTTTCATGGAATTATTCCTGCAGCCTGGAGAGATGATTGTAAATTAAGAATGATTAGCATCAGTTACAATCAATTACAAGGACAAGTTCCAAAATCATTAGCCAATTGTTCATCGTTACAGTTGGTTGATTTTGGTAACAACCAAATAACTGATACTTTTCCTTCTTGGTTGGGAAATCTTGTAGAGTTGAGAATTCTGATTTTGAGATCTAACCATTTTTATGGTGTGATAGATCAAAAACCCAAAACCAAAGGCTTCCCAAGTCTTCGAATCATCGACTTATCCGGCAATGGTTTCGTCGGAAAGCTGCCAATGGTGTACTTAGACATGTGGGAAGCCATGAAAACCATCCAAGCAAACCACATGATGTACATGGGGGAAAATATAAGGCCCAATTTCACAGACGTTGATACTTACTATGGGGAATATGATTACTCAATGACTATGTTCAACAATGGAGTGAAACTGGAATACGACAAGATTCAAGATATTTTCCTTGCCATTGATCCCTCCACCAgcagatttgaaggaaaaatccCAAAAATCATTGGAAACCTTAAAGGGCTTAATCTCCTCAACCTTTCAAACAACCTTCTCAAGGGTCACATACCACCATCTTTAGCAAGTTTGGGCTCATTAGAGGGATTAGATCTTTCAAAGAACAAGCTTTCACGAAGGATACCTCCAGAGCTCGCTCAGCTCACTTTCCTTGCTTTTTTTAATGTCTCCTACAACGAGCTTGAAGGGCCAATACCACAAGGGAAACAATTTGATACATTTCAGAGCAATCAATATGAGGGGAACTTGGGATTATGTGGAGCTCCTTTGACAAAGAAATGTGAAGATTTTGGGGACTCACCACCATTTTTTCCAACTTCGGATTATGAAAGCATAGCTCTGGAGTGCAAACCCTCAGATTTACGCAGATGCACTTATTATCAGACTAAATCTGTGAGTACAAGCTCTCAACTATTATGA